Proteins from a genomic interval of Lycium ferocissimum isolate CSIRO_LF1 chromosome 2, AGI_CSIRO_Lferr_CH_V1, whole genome shotgun sequence:
- the LOC132046279 gene encoding uncharacterized protein LOC132046279, with product MPAVWFALKRSLQCRSEIKDVHDPRTDGRNLSKISTKRTTVRSGCSRSIANLKDVIHGSKRHMEKPPLQSPRSIGSSELLNPITHEVVLSNSTCELKITSCNFQDGNGSISGNSVESISAFMGTLKPGTPGPGGHHIGSSRKYRGFGSPIRKGSPVNLSRKTGAGFGGIVSRPKASSGADSHGLTCHKCGEQFAKWEAAEAHHLSKHAVTELVEGDSSRKIVEIICRTSCSKPENNSNGIERILKVHNMQKVLAQFEEYRELVKIKASKLAKKHPRCLADGNELLRFFGTTVECSLGINGSSSLCTSEKCKVCKILTHGFSIKKEINGGVGVFTASTSGRALEAIEENDDNMLCLRKALIVCRVIAGRVHRPLENVRELIGQSGFDSLAGKVGVYSNIEELYLLNPKALLPCFVVICKS from the exons atgccagcaGTTTGGTTTGCTTTAAAGAGATCATTGCAGTGCAGATCAGAGATAAAAGATGTGCATGATCCAAGAACTGATGGCAGAAATTTAAGCAAGATATCGACGAAAAGGACGACAGTTAGGTCAGGTTGTTCAAGGTCAATTGCAAATCTGAAAGATGTTATACATGGAAGTAAAAGGCATATGGAGAAGCCACCTTTGCAGAGTCCAAGATCTATTGGAAGCAGTGAGCTATTGAATCCAATTACACATGAAGTTGTGTTAAGCAATTCAACTTGTGAACTCAAGATTACTAGCTGTAATTTCCAAGATGGTAATGGGAGTATTAGTGGCAATAGTGTTGAAAGTATTTCTGCTTTTATGGGTACATTAAAACCAGGTACCCCTGGTCCTGGAGGACACCATATTGGATCTTCAAGAAAATATAGAGGCTTTGGTAGCCCTATAAGAAAAGGGTCACCTGTGAATTTATCAAGAAAAACAGGGGCTGGATTTGGAGGTATTGTTTCTAGGCCTAAGGCTTCTTCTGGTGCAGATTCCCATGGCTTAACTTGTCATAAATGTGGTGAGCAATTTGCTAAGTGGGAAGCTGCTGAAGCACATCATCTCTCCAAACATGCTG TGACAGAACTTGTTGAAGGGGATTCTTCAAGGAAAATTGTAGAGATAATATGCAGAACTAGCTGTTCAAAGCCTGAAAACAATTCAAATGGGATTGAGAGGATCTTGAAGGTTCACAATATGCAGAAAGTACTAGCTCAATTCGAGGAATACCGCGAATTAGTAAAAATCAAAGCAAGCAAACTCGCCAAGAAACACCCTCGTTGCCTTGCAGATGGGAATGAACTATTAAGATTCTTTGGAACAACTGTTGAATGTTCTCTTGGCATCAATGGCTCTTCTAGTTTATGTACATCAGAAAAATGCAAAGTTTGCAAGATTCTAACGCATGGATTCTCAATCAAGAAGGAAATCAATGGTGGGGTTGGTGTCTTTACCGCTTCCACAAGCGGAAGAGCATTAGAAGCTATTGAGGAAAATGATGATAATATGCTATGTTTGAGAAAGGCTCTAATAGTATGCAGAGTGATTGCTGGTAGGGTGCATAGACCTTTAGAAAATGTTCGAGAATTGATTGGTCAATCAGGGTTTGATTCATTGGCTGGAAAAGTAGGAGTCTACTCAAACATTGAAGAACTCTATTTGCTCAATCCTAAAGCTTTGCTTCCTTGCTTTGTGGTGATCTGCAAATCATAA